A window of Desulfuromonas sp. contains these coding sequences:
- the lpxK gene encoding tetraacyldisaccharide 4'-kinase has translation MRRLEALHRRLSTKGPRGGLQRVLLFALLPFGWSFGWLSRFRAWLYRREILPSFRAPVPVLSVGNLAVGGTGKTPVVDFLVKRFLAAGKQVAVVSRGYGGSGTEGVGVVSAGQGPLLSPRVCGDEPFLLARRNPLALVFIAPRRAEGIRLAVEKYGAEIIVLDDGFQHLAVRRDLDIVLLDASRPLGNGHVLPAGILREFPAALGRGDLFLLTRCGDREGFLPPVPGPVLRSRHVLSGQAVSLSGEVVALEDLSAKRGVAFAGIADPGKFFASLENAGLNLLHSLGFSDHCGYLGEDLARLIEGAKGADYLVTTEKDGVKLPSGELPVPCYQVPMDLVVQDEAVMERALNPFLREGVEMAISEKLLELLACPKCKGEVHLRKEKNRIVCEECRLLYPIRDDIPVMLIDEAESF, from the coding sequence ATGAGACGCCTGGAGGCTCTGCACCGACGCCTGAGCACGAAGGGCCCCCGGGGCGGGTTGCAAAGAGTGCTTCTCTTCGCCCTGCTGCCTTTCGGCTGGTCGTTCGGATGGCTGTCGCGGTTTCGGGCGTGGCTCTACCGACGGGAAATCCTCCCCTCCTTCCGGGCCCCGGTTCCCGTCCTTTCCGTCGGCAACCTCGCGGTCGGAGGGACCGGGAAGACCCCGGTGGTGGACTTCCTGGTGAAGCGGTTTCTCGCCGCCGGAAAGCAGGTTGCCGTCGTCAGCCGGGGATACGGAGGTTCCGGGACGGAGGGCGTTGGCGTGGTCAGTGCAGGTCAGGGCCCCCTTCTGTCCCCTCGCGTCTGCGGAGACGAGCCCTTTTTGCTGGCCCGGCGCAATCCTCTGGCTCTGGTCTTTATCGCGCCCCGGCGCGCCGAGGGAATCCGCCTCGCAGTCGAGAAATATGGCGCAGAGATCATCGTTTTGGACGACGGCTTCCAGCACCTGGCCGTCCGGCGCGACCTCGACATCGTGCTGCTTGACGCATCCCGGCCGCTCGGAAATGGCCATGTTCTTCCCGCCGGGATTCTGAGGGAGTTTCCCGCAGCTCTCGGACGGGGGGACCTTTTTCTGCTGACCCGCTGCGGAGACAGGGAAGGGTTCCTACCGCCGGTCCCGGGACCCGTTTTGCGCAGCCGTCATGTCCTGTCGGGCCAGGCCGTCTCCCTGTCCGGCGAAGTCGTGGCTCTGGAGGATCTTAGCGCGAAGAGAGGGGTCGCATTTGCCGGAATCGCTGATCCCGGAAAGTTCTTCGCCTCCCTGGAGAATGCGGGCTTGAATCTCCTCCACTCCCTTGGGTTTTCCGACCACTGCGGGTACCTGGGCGAGGATTTGGCACGGCTGATCGAGGGTGCCAAAGGGGCCGATTATCTGGTGACCACCGAAAAGGATGGTGTTAAACTTCCTTCCGGTGAGCTTCCCGTCCCCTGCTACCAGGTCCCCATGGATCTCGTCGTTCAGGACGAGGCGGTCATGGAAAGGGCGTTGAACCCCTTTTTGCGAGAAGGAGTTGAGATGGCAATTTCGGAAAAGTTGCTTGAGCTGCTGGCATGTCCCAAGTGCAAGGGGGAGGTGCATCTCCGGAAAGAGAAGAACCGGATCGTCTGCGAAGAGTGCCGGCTTCTGTACCCGATTCGGGACGACATCCCGGTCATGCTCATTGACGAGGCGGAGAGTTTTTGA